In Streptomyces sp. NBC_00878, a single window of DNA contains:
- a CDS encoding ABC transporter permease: protein MTRRRSIAPVRLAPGDILRLGLIGIRTHKLRAALSALGISIGIATLVLVIGIPASSQRALMEELSALGPNLLRAEPVRDRDPPVLLEPGAVGAVRRIGPVTDVSAVANTHVRIRRSDRVPESDGAGLSVLAARTDLLPTVHARVASGRFLDRGTARFPTVVLGHRAAQRLGVSEIRADRPVQVAVGDTWFTVIGILAPVPLATDLDSTALVGWDAARDRLGFDGRPTAIYVKADENRLEAVRNVLAPTLYPQAPGLVNVSRPSDALAAKRATESTFSALFLGLGAVALLVGGIGVANTMVISVLERRREIGLRQALGASRGQIRAQFLTESVVLSGLGGVAGGVIGTTATLGYALWRGWPPVIPLDATGAGFGSALLVGMAAGVYPSIRAARLPPTEALATP from the coding sequence ATGACGCGCCGCCGCTCCATTGCCCCGGTCCGGCTCGCCCCCGGTGACATCCTGCGACTCGGGCTGATCGGGATCCGGACCCACAAGCTGCGCGCCGCGCTCTCCGCACTCGGTATCTCCATCGGCATTGCCACGCTCGTCCTGGTCATCGGCATCCCGGCGTCCAGCCAGCGGGCCTTGATGGAGGAGCTGAGCGCGCTCGGTCCCAACCTGCTGCGCGCCGAACCGGTGCGCGACCGAGATCCGCCCGTACTACTGGAGCCCGGGGCGGTCGGCGCGGTGCGCCGCATCGGCCCGGTCACCGACGTCAGCGCGGTCGCCAACACCCACGTCCGGATCCGGCGTTCGGACCGCGTACCGGAGAGCGACGGGGCCGGACTGTCCGTCCTCGCGGCCCGCACCGACCTGCTGCCGACCGTCCACGCGCGCGTGGCGTCCGGACGGTTCCTGGACCGGGGCACCGCCCGGTTCCCGACCGTGGTGCTCGGCCACCGGGCGGCGCAGCGGCTGGGCGTCTCGGAGATACGGGCCGACCGGCCGGTCCAAGTGGCCGTCGGCGACACGTGGTTCACGGTCATCGGCATACTCGCGCCAGTCCCCCTCGCCACCGACCTGGACAGCACCGCGCTGGTCGGCTGGGACGCGGCCCGCGACCGGCTCGGCTTCGACGGCCGCCCCACGGCGATCTACGTGAAAGCGGACGAGAACCGCCTGGAGGCCGTACGGAACGTACTCGCCCCCACCCTGTACCCGCAGGCGCCCGGGCTGGTGAACGTCAGCCGCCCCTCCGACGCGCTGGCCGCCAAGCGCGCCACCGAGAGCACCTTCTCCGCGCTCTTTCTGGGGCTCGGCGCGGTGGCCCTGCTGGTCGGCGGGATCGGGGTCGCCAACACCATGGTCATCTCGGTGCTGGAACGCCGCCGGGAGATCGGGCTGCGCCAGGCCCTGGGCGCCAGCCGGGGACAGATCCGCGCCCAGTTCCTCACCGAGTCGGTGGTGCTCAGCGGGCTCGGCGGAGTCGCGGGGGGAGTGATCGGCACGACGGCGACTCTGGGATATGCCCTGTGGCGCGGCTGGCCGCCGGTGATCCCACTCGACGCGACGGGCGCCGGCTTCGGCAGCGCGCTGCTCGTCGGTATGGCGGCAGGCGTCTACCCGTCGATCCGCGCCGCCCGGCTGCCCCCAACCGAGGCGCTGGCCACACCCTGA
- a CDS encoding S9 family peptidase, whose protein sequence is MRRNHQHRSRVALLPLATAFAMLSACSAAESRATTIPSQSPQTASRAVEQQPEGGYTTSGEKPAVYKPAAPEYTVRTPAGHLVNDCVPKRLWKSVTTLTTKDQKHLSTLILGKGPNAIYFGHQYGGQICNLLDLAEGFVKRGYRVIMPEFRGHVASEESETSSPLDAKAAFDKLKKLGTKRVFLTGASCGGTTAATEGVKSGIPLVGLTLLSSPARCDGDAVAAVKKIKQPSLFMVAHDDMQGLHERDIREMFEASAARDKRLIAIDGEAHGTLMLYGSKEADKLRAKVIDFIADTYAASLDR, encoded by the coding sequence TTGCGTCGGAACCATCAGCACCGTTCCCGCGTCGCATTGCTGCCCCTGGCCACGGCTTTCGCGATGCTCAGCGCTTGTTCGGCTGCCGAAAGCCGAGCCACCACGATCCCGAGCCAGTCGCCGCAAACCGCGAGCCGCGCAGTAGAGCAACAGCCGGAAGGCGGCTACACAACCTCCGGTGAGAAGCCTGCCGTCTATAAGCCTGCCGCCCCCGAGTACACCGTGCGAACTCCAGCGGGACACCTGGTCAACGACTGCGTTCCCAAGCGCCTGTGGAAAAGCGTCACCACTCTCACCACCAAGGACCAAAAGCACCTCTCCACACTGATTCTCGGCAAAGGGCCGAACGCCATCTACTTCGGGCATCAGTACGGCGGCCAGATCTGTAACCTCCTGGATCTGGCCGAAGGGTTCGTCAAGCGCGGGTACCGGGTGATCATGCCGGAATTCCGCGGCCACGTGGCCTCCGAAGAGTCGGAGACATCCAGCCCGCTGGACGCGAAGGCCGCCTTCGACAAGCTCAAGAAACTCGGCACGAAGCGCGTTTTCCTGACGGGCGCGTCCTGCGGCGGCACCACCGCCGCCACAGAAGGTGTCAAGAGCGGTATTCCCCTTGTCGGCCTGACTCTGCTGTCCTCACCGGCCCGCTGTGACGGTGACGCTGTCGCAGCGGTGAAGAAGATCAAGCAGCCTTCCCTTTTCATGGTGGCGCACGACGACATGCAAGGTTTGCACGAGCGGGATATCCGCGAAATGTTCGAGGCGTCCGCGGCACGGGACAAGCGCCTCATCGCCATTGATGGAGAAGCACATGGCACGTTGATGCTCTACGGCTCGAAGGAGGCCGACAAACTGCGCGCCAAAGTCATCGACTTCATAGCGGACACCTACGCGGCCAGCCTCGACAGGTAA
- a CDS encoding DUF6069 family protein, producing MNDTGAVAGPASGRTSHTHRFRGLAGTGFIATLAAMVATTLAAALAQAVGVDFEVPDGGETIPLAGFAVVTGFFSVVGIVIAVALLRWSARPAERFVWTAVSLTATSLVPPLLSGAAAATITALLGLHLVPATVMIPTLARSLRTRTD from the coding sequence ATGAATGACACCGGGGCCGTCGCAGGCCCGGCATCGGGCCGGACCAGCCACACCCACCGATTCCGAGGGCTCGCCGGCACCGGCTTCATTGCCACGCTCGCGGCGATGGTGGCCACCACCCTCGCCGCGGCGCTTGCCCAGGCCGTTGGCGTCGACTTCGAGGTCCCCGATGGTGGCGAGACGATTCCGTTGGCCGGGTTCGCCGTGGTGACCGGCTTCTTCTCGGTCGTGGGCATCGTCATTGCCGTCGCTCTTCTTCGTTGGAGCGCTCGCCCCGCCGAGCGATTCGTGTGGACGGCAGTGTCGCTGACCGCGACCTCATTGGTCCCGCCCCTCCTCTCCGGGGCAGCCGCCGCCACCATCACCGCCCTCCTCGGGCTACACCTCGTCCCCGCGACGGTGATGATCCCGACCCTGGCGCGGAGCCTCCGCACCCGGACCGATTGA
- a CDS encoding RNA polymerase subunit sigma-70 encodes MSADTRLEELGVSSLGEVDEPTFSGLAERHRRELHVHCYRMLGSFEDAEDTVQETFLRAWRRRETFEGRSTFRAWLYGIATNACLDLLAKCRPEPATGGEVLWLQPYPDRLLDELPAGEADEPETVAVARETIELAYLVAVQHLAPRPRAVLILRDVLGRPAKEVAELLGDSVNSVNSALQRARAGMREHLPAERQDWTGGEQDAGTRELVRRYTEASVATDVDTLAAMLRDDVRTSMPPTPGLYVGRDAVVNYWIESGFEGMKGLRAVPTAVNRQPAIAYYHWRKREGAYLPLTIDVLRVTGGAITEIITFHDDRFPRLGLPERLSADGTE; translated from the coding sequence ATGAGTGCGGACACACGGCTGGAGGAGCTGGGCGTGAGCAGTCTGGGCGAGGTCGACGAGCCGACGTTCTCGGGGCTGGCGGAACGGCACCGGCGGGAGCTGCACGTGCACTGCTACCGGATGCTCGGGTCGTTCGAGGACGCCGAGGACACCGTGCAGGAGACGTTCCTCCGTGCCTGGCGGCGGCGGGAGACCTTCGAGGGGCGGTCGACGTTCCGGGCCTGGCTGTACGGGATCGCCACCAACGCCTGCCTGGACCTGCTCGCCAAGTGCCGCCCGGAGCCCGCGACCGGCGGCGAGGTGCTGTGGCTGCAGCCCTACCCGGACCGGCTGCTCGACGAGCTGCCCGCGGGCGAAGCGGACGAGCCGGAGACCGTCGCCGTCGCGCGGGAGACGATCGAGCTGGCGTACCTGGTCGCGGTCCAGCACCTCGCGCCGCGCCCGCGGGCCGTGCTGATCCTGCGGGACGTGCTCGGCCGGCCGGCGAAGGAGGTCGCGGAGCTCCTCGGGGACTCCGTCAACTCCGTGAACAGCGCGCTGCAGCGGGCCCGCGCGGGCATGCGGGAGCACCTGCCCGCCGAGCGGCAGGACTGGACCGGCGGCGAGCAGGACGCCGGGACGCGCGAGCTGGTGCGCCGCTACACCGAGGCCAGCGTGGCCACGGACGTCGACACGCTCGCCGCAATGCTGCGGGACGACGTCCGCACCTCGATGCCGCCCACGCCGGGCCTGTATGTCGGTCGCGACGCGGTAGTGAACTACTGGATCGAGAGCGGCTTCGAGGGCATGAAGGGCCTGCGCGCCGTCCCCACCGCCGTGAACCGGCAGCCCGCCATTGCCTACTACCACTGGCGGAAGCGGGAGGGCGCGTACCTGCCGCTGACGATCGACGTCCTGCGCGTCACCGGCGGAGCGATCACCGAGATCATCACGTTCCACGACGACCGGTTCCCGCGGCTCGGGCTGCCGGAGCGCCTGTCGGCGGACGGCACGGAGTAG
- a CDS encoding protein kinase: MGRFEFGEYRTLALLGAGGMGRAYLARSGSGRLVVVKVMHAHLAAEPLFRERLRREVRAARAVTGPFTAAVLDAEPQAPLPWLAIEYCAGPTLSEAVAGCGPLAAGDLASLGAALAEALSAIHTAGLVHRDLKPANVLVTGQGPRVIDFGIAKALGDGPASGPSGEDLTGSGEMLGSVGFMAPEQITYDTEPAAPCDVFALGALLALAATGRNPHGGSTAPQIVYRTLHEKPDLAGVPDGEWAAFLIRCLSKGPDGRPTAAEVLDWCAARAAERPWWERPEVTALIDGHEETVARRIAVSADADELGATRTDPPPASVGPSRRRVFAWAGAAVTTAAAVTATIALLDDEPGARRQPVTPSWRSGTPLWTREVGALEYGGTLTRTADALYVYFDGTARRLDPHTGAVAWEFEDAAAVLPYGDTVYVTHRPTDLASPVIVAIDAAGGAERWRTGALESNPYRPFGFSSFDGSSTLLAVTHRTACLATFAKYDSIWARRTNQKRRWRAYGFDLPTGAPLWFRGGTAAQVTALNAAGGRFALASATATPGPLYVLHERSGEEESSIPDGSATPEVHPGARGTRYYATSTSVRRVNLATGKARWTQRLAGARVAPLAGDELVVAATAHGLGALDAAGGGERWWRDDLRALTTTDGRPLADGTVVYAAGPRPGASDTSAGTSAWGIHALAAATGRPRWAVPVDGLTTESYGAAGDGLIHVCTGTTLQTFRGP; the protein is encoded by the coding sequence ATGGGCCGGTTCGAGTTCGGGGAGTACCGGACGCTCGCGCTGCTCGGGGCGGGTGGCATGGGCCGTGCGTATCTGGCCCGTTCGGGGTCGGGGCGGCTCGTCGTGGTCAAGGTGATGCATGCGCACCTCGCCGCCGAGCCGCTGTTCCGGGAGCGGCTGCGGCGTGAGGTGCGGGCGGCGCGCGCCGTGACCGGCCCGTTCACGGCGGCCGTGCTCGACGCGGAGCCGCAGGCCCCGCTGCCGTGGCTGGCCATCGAGTACTGCGCGGGCCCCACCCTGTCGGAGGCCGTGGCCGGGTGCGGGCCACTGGCAGCCGGCGACCTCGCCTCGCTCGGTGCCGCTCTCGCCGAGGCGCTCAGCGCGATCCACACGGCGGGCCTGGTGCACCGCGACCTGAAGCCGGCGAATGTTCTGGTCACCGGTCAGGGCCCACGCGTCATCGACTTCGGTATCGCGAAGGCGCTCGGTGACGGACCGGCGTCAGGACCGTCGGGGGAGGACCTGACGGGGAGCGGTGAGATGCTCGGCTCTGTCGGCTTCATGGCACCCGAGCAGATCACGTACGACACCGAACCCGCGGCCCCCTGCGACGTGTTCGCGCTCGGGGCGCTGCTCGCGCTGGCGGCGACGGGCCGCAATCCGCACGGCGGGAGTACGGCCCCGCAGATCGTGTACCGGACGCTGCACGAGAAGCCGGACCTCGCCGGTGTGCCGGACGGGGAGTGGGCCGCCTTTTTGATCCGCTGTCTGTCGAAGGGGCCGGACGGACGCCCCACCGCGGCGGAGGTCCTGGACTGGTGCGCCGCCCGCGCGGCCGAACGGCCGTGGTGGGAGCGGCCGGAGGTGACCGCCCTGATCGACGGCCACGAGGAGACCGTCGCGCGCAGGATCGCCGTATCGGCCGACGCCGACGAGTTAGGCGCCACCCGCACCGACCCGCCGCCGGCCTCCGTGGGTCCGTCGCGCAGACGCGTGTTCGCGTGGGCGGGCGCCGCCGTCACGACCGCCGCAGCGGTGACGGCGACGATCGCCCTCCTGGACGACGAGCCCGGTGCGCGGCGGCAGCCGGTCACCCCGTCCTGGCGCTCCGGCACCCCGCTGTGGACCCGCGAGGTGGGCGCCCTCGAATACGGCGGCACGCTGACCCGTACGGCCGACGCCCTGTACGTGTACTTCGACGGCACAGCCCGTCGGCTCGACCCGCACACCGGCGCCGTGGCCTGGGAGTTCGAGGACGCGGCCGCCGTCCTGCCTTACGGCGACACGGTGTACGTCACCCACCGCCCGACGGATCTCGCCTCCCCCGTGATCGTGGCGATCGACGCGGCGGGCGGCGCGGAGCGGTGGCGCACAGGCGCCCTGGAATCAAACCCGTACCGCCCCTTCGGCTTCAGCTCGTTCGACGGCAGCTCGACGCTGCTCGCCGTCACGCACCGCACGGCATGCCTGGCCACGTTCGCCAAGTACGACTCGATCTGGGCACGGCGCACGAACCAGAAGCGGCGCTGGCGGGCGTACGGCTTCGACCTGCCGACGGGCGCCCCGCTGTGGTTCAGGGGCGGTACGGCGGCACAGGTGACGGCGCTGAACGCGGCGGGCGGCCGGTTCGCCCTGGCCTCGGCGACCGCGACACCCGGTCCCCTGTACGTGCTCCATGAGCGCTCGGGCGAGGAGGAGTCCAGCATCCCCGACGGCTCGGCCACACCCGAGGTACATCCGGGAGCCCGGGGAACCCGCTACTACGCGACGTCGACGTCCGTGCGCCGGGTGAACCTGGCCACGGGGAAGGCGAGGTGGACACAGCGCCTGGCGGGCGCGAGGGTGGCACCACTGGCCGGCGACGAACTCGTCGTAGCCGCCACGGCCCATGGCCTGGGCGCACTGGACGCGGCCGGCGGCGGCGAGCGCTGGTGGCGCGACGACCTCCGCGCGCTCACCACCACCGACGGCCGCCCCCTGGCGGACGGCACCGTGGTCTACGCGGCAGGCCCCCGACCGGGCGCCTCCGACACCTCCGCGGGCACGTCCGCATGGGGCATCCACGCCCTGGCGGCCGCCACGGGCAGACCGCGCTGGGCGGTCCCGGTGGACGGCCTGACCACGGAGTCGTACGGGGCGGCGGGCGACGGCCTGATCCACGTGTGCACCGGCACGACGCTGCAGACGTTCCGCGGCCCGTGA
- a CDS encoding protein kinase has product MTTALHPEDPRQLGRHHLIGRLGAGGMGQVYLARSPGGRLTAIKTIHEHLAADPHYRERFRREATAARKVTGVYTAAVLDADPDARLPWLATVFLPGVTLRRAVAATVPLPAPAVRALAAALAEALRDIHAAGLVHRDLKPSNILLTRDGPRVIDFGIARAQDDRALTETGGMIGTPGYMSPEQILDGPAVTAATDIFALGAVLAFAATGRDAFGAASVPALLYRIVHEEPQLDDVPAESGLKDLIDACLDKSPGNRPDAAAILHRTVTPTPSAWWRDEPLRSLVADAEPTPPPGPEPMPAPTAVLPSPAPSRRGELSRRAALAAGSAALVGLFGYAVARGGGADAQDDDPDDWKVTGGTAAPGAIRWRLSAGAGRVDALLATPAGLVLHGLERAFTSTGSTQLRTASTGRRRWAAETSADVPDDWGVTDDGLLLAGGIRLTPTAISTGKTLPGAAAPESTQQWYALAGTVMVIRDTDVLRAVSLTSGTELWSREQLTEWRRPAVVGDALLLTDELAHPTCVDAKEGEELWAYRELGEDDTVTAVGALPPDRFALLTEKGMLHIVDARSGDRMAARTLKTGIARGATALARTGSAGLLLTGSTLHGFGLDDARLNWSTPALGLDACWTRRPGGVHVPVVAGGLLLHWKDGRTLTALDPRTGQSRGRTKQFEDTGPAQCPPAVAPDGATVYAAAGRACAALRTTARDLTETHTRTAPAPVTALTADTRGWYACAGRKTVMAVNG; this is encoded by the coding sequence GTGACCACCGCCCTTCACCCCGAGGACCCCAGGCAGCTGGGTCGGCACCACCTGATCGGTCGGCTCGGTGCCGGAGGCATGGGCCAGGTCTACCTCGCCCGCTCTCCGGGCGGTCGTCTCACCGCCATCAAGACGATTCACGAGCACCTGGCCGCGGACCCCCACTACAGGGAACGGTTCCGCCGCGAGGCCACCGCAGCCCGCAAGGTCACCGGCGTCTACACGGCCGCGGTCCTGGACGCCGACCCCGATGCCCGGCTTCCCTGGCTGGCCACCGTCTTTCTGCCCGGAGTGACTTTGCGCCGCGCCGTCGCCGCGACCGTCCCCCTGCCCGCACCGGCCGTACGCGCCCTCGCCGCCGCCCTCGCCGAGGCGCTGCGCGACATCCACGCGGCCGGCCTCGTCCATCGTGACCTGAAGCCGTCGAACATCCTGCTCACCCGGGATGGCCCCCGCGTCATCGACTTCGGCATCGCCCGCGCCCAGGACGACCGGGCCCTGACGGAGACCGGCGGGATGATCGGCACCCCCGGATACATGTCCCCGGAGCAGATTCTCGACGGCCCGGCGGTGACCGCGGCGACGGACATCTTCGCGCTGGGCGCGGTGCTCGCGTTCGCGGCGACGGGCCGGGACGCGTTCGGGGCGGCCTCCGTGCCCGCGCTGCTCTACCGAATCGTCCACGAGGAGCCCCAACTCGACGACGTACCCGCGGAATCGGGCTTGAAGGACCTGATCGACGCCTGCCTCGACAAGTCCCCCGGCAACCGCCCCGATGCCGCCGCGATACTCCACCGCACTGTCACACCCACCCCGTCGGCCTGGTGGCGTGACGAACCGCTGCGTTCCCTGGTGGCCGACGCCGAGCCGACGCCGCCCCCCGGCCCGGAGCCGATGCCGGCTCCCACCGCCGTCCTGCCGAGCCCGGCCCCCTCCCGGCGGGGCGAGTTGTCCCGCCGCGCCGCTCTCGCAGCCGGCAGCGCCGCCCTCGTCGGCCTGTTCGGCTATGCGGTGGCGCGGGGCGGCGGCGCCGACGCCCAGGACGACGATCCGGACGACTGGAAGGTGACCGGGGGAACGGCCGCCCCCGGCGCGATCCGCTGGCGGCTGAGCGCCGGCGCCGGCCGGGTGGACGCCCTGCTCGCCACGCCGGCCGGGCTCGTCCTGCACGGGCTCGAACGAGCATTCACCAGTACCGGGTCGACCCAACTGCGTACCGCCTCGACGGGCCGTCGGCGCTGGGCGGCGGAGACCTCTGCCGACGTCCCGGACGACTGGGGCGTCACCGACGACGGGCTGCTCCTCGCGGGCGGCATCCGCCTCACCCCCACGGCCATCAGCACCGGCAAGACCCTCCCCGGGGCGGCGGCGCCGGAGTCCACCCAGCAGTGGTATGCGCTCGCCGGCACCGTCATGGTCATCCGTGACACGGACGTGCTGCGCGCCGTCTCGCTCACCTCCGGTACCGAACTGTGGAGCCGCGAACAGCTCACCGAGTGGCGCCGACCCGCCGTCGTCGGCGACGCCCTCCTGCTCACCGACGAGCTCGCCCATCCGACCTGCGTGGACGCGAAGGAGGGCGAAGAGCTGTGGGCCTACCGGGAGTTGGGCGAGGACGACACGGTGACGGCCGTGGGCGCACTGCCGCCGGACCGGTTCGCACTGCTCACCGAGAAGGGCATGCTGCATATCGTCGACGCCCGCAGCGGAGACCGGATGGCCGCCCGCACTCTGAAAACCGGGATCGCGCGTGGTGCCACGGCTCTCGCCCGCACCGGCAGCGCAGGCCTCCTCCTGACCGGCTCCACCCTGCACGGCTTCGGCCTCGACGACGCACGCCTGAACTGGAGCACACCCGCGCTCGGCCTCGATGCCTGCTGGACCCGGCGCCCCGGCGGCGTCCACGTCCCCGTCGTCGCGGGCGGACTGCTGCTGCACTGGAAAGACGGCCGTACGCTCACCGCTCTCGATCCGCGCACCGGCCAATCCCGTGGCCGGACAAAGCAGTTCGAGGACACCGGCCCCGCCCAGTGCCCGCCCGCCGTCGCACCGGACGGCGCCACGGTGTACGCGGCAGCGGGCCGCGCCTGCGCGGCACTACGGACGACCGCGCGGGACCTGACCGAAACACACACCCGCACAGCCCCCGCTCCCGTCACCGCCCTCACGGCCGACACCCGCGGCTGGTATGCCTGCGCAGGCCGCAAGACCGTGATGGCGGTCAACGGATAA
- a CDS encoding AbfB domain-containing protein produces MAALPASALVMGGVPGLFGTASAAAPPPGSATRYTIVPFLNSNDGTVNVYQSDDATDFRLLKASAYTPPAGRIRDASVFKHTDGYYYITYTTHTWQDTSTTIGFARSSDRSNWTFLYDYTVPIANLSRAWAPEWFVDSDGSVNVIVSCSVTSNEWIFTPYLLKATNSALTAWSSPVALSGIGANHIDTFIVKIGSTYHALTKNETSKYIEYATSTALAGPYTISRTGNWAGWGGTREGTALVQLDNGAWRIFFDGYGDGSYYYSDSYDTFVTWSAPRTLPGISGTARHFTVLKETVSGGVTLPTGVTRFLRSGNFTTRYWQEQSALLNLPVLTSSSTAAEKQASTFTIVAGLADGNGYSFRNAAGNYLRHWDFRARFDANNGSSTFARDATFIARTGSASGSVRLESYNYPGYYLRHYNYQLRVDPSDGTDLFRQDSSFVAVTPF; encoded by the coding sequence ATGGCCGCGCTGCCGGCCTCGGCGCTCGTCATGGGCGGTGTGCCCGGCCTGTTCGGCACGGCCTCCGCGGCCGCGCCGCCTCCCGGATCGGCCACCCGCTACACGATCGTGCCGTTCCTCAACAGCAACGACGGCACGGTGAACGTCTACCAGTCCGACGACGCGACGGACTTCCGGCTCCTCAAGGCGTCCGCGTACACACCGCCCGCGGGCCGCATCCGCGACGCCAGCGTTTTCAAGCACACCGACGGCTACTACTACATCACCTACACCACGCACACCTGGCAGGACACCAGCACCACCATCGGCTTCGCCCGCAGTTCGGACCGCAGCAACTGGACGTTCCTGTACGACTACACCGTCCCCATCGCGAACCTGTCGCGCGCCTGGGCGCCGGAGTGGTTCGTCGACAGCGACGGCAGCGTGAACGTCATCGTGTCCTGCTCGGTGACCAGCAACGAGTGGATCTTCACGCCGTATCTGCTCAAGGCCACCAACTCCGCGCTCACCGCCTGGAGTTCACCGGTGGCGCTGTCCGGCATCGGCGCCAACCACATCGACACGTTCATCGTGAAGATCGGCTCGACGTACCACGCCCTCACGAAGAACGAGACGTCGAAGTACATCGAGTACGCCACGAGCACCGCGCTCGCGGGCCCGTACACGATCAGCAGGACCGGGAACTGGGCGGGCTGGGGCGGCACGCGCGAGGGCACCGCGCTGGTGCAGCTCGACAACGGCGCGTGGCGGATCTTCTTCGACGGATACGGCGACGGCAGCTACTACTACAGCGACAGTTACGACACCTTCGTCACCTGGAGCGCACCCAGGACTCTGCCGGGCATCTCCGGTACGGCACGCCACTTCACCGTGCTCAAGGAGACGGTGTCCGGCGGCGTGACCCTGCCGACCGGAGTCACCCGCTTCTTGCGGTCCGGCAACTTCACCACCCGCTACTGGCAGGAGCAGTCCGCCCTGCTCAACCTCCCCGTGCTGACCAGTTCCAGCACGGCCGCGGAGAAGCAGGCGTCCACGTTCACCATCGTGGCGGGTCTCGCGGACGGCAACGGCTACTCGTTCCGCAACGCGGCCGGCAACTACCTGCGGCACTGGGACTTCCGGGCCCGCTTCGACGCGAACAACGGCTCGTCGACGTTCGCCAGAGACGCGACCTTCATCGCCCGTACGGGATCGGCTAGCGGTTCCGTGCGCCTGGAGTCGTACAACTACCCCGGCTACTACCTGCGCCACTACAACTACCAACTCCGCGTCGACCCGTCGGACGGCACGGACCTGTTCCGCCAGGACAGTTCGTTCGTGGCGGTGACACCCTTCTGA
- a CDS encoding histidine phosphatase family protein, whose protein sequence is MTSRVMLISPAMNSALREARFDDGCSVDAAGLRLAGAAAGSLPTADRVLVSPTVRCRETAAALGLDTDTIASVAAAVIEPELAGLDVGRWRGATLAEVSADEPEAVGRWLADPSSAPHGGESVSGLCERVAKWLETAADPALGSGPGSASGSAPGSGAGSVRIVAVVEPEIVRAGVVRALGAPESAFWRVDVPPLTVTEFSGRAGRWNVRVGRALGE, encoded by the coding sequence ATGACCAGCCGAGTGATGTTGATCTCACCAGCGATGAACTCGGCGTTGCGGGAGGCGCGCTTCGACGACGGATGTTCCGTCGACGCGGCCGGGCTGCGGCTCGCCGGGGCCGCCGCGGGCTCGTTGCCCACCGCCGACCGGGTTCTGGTCTCACCCACGGTTCGCTGCCGGGAGACGGCCGCGGCGCTCGGGCTCGACACCGACACCATCGCCTCCGTGGCCGCCGCCGTCATCGAGCCGGAACTGGCCGGCCTGGACGTGGGCCGCTGGCGCGGGGCGACCCTCGCCGAGGTGAGCGCCGACGAACCGGAGGCCGTGGGGCGCTGGCTGGCGGACCCGTCGTCCGCCCCGCACGGCGGCGAGTCGGTGAGCGGGTTGTGCGAGCGAGTGGCGAAGTGGCTGGAGACGGCGGCGGATCCGGCCCTCGGCTCGGGCCCAGGCTCGGCTTCGGGCTCAGCACCGGGTTCGGGAGCGGGCTCGGTGCGGATCGTCGCCGTCGTCGAGCCGGAGATCGTACGGGCCGGGGTGGTGCGGGCACTCGGGGCACCGGAATCGGCGTTCTGGCGCGTCGATGTGCCGCCGTTGACCGTGACGGAGTTCAGCGGGCGGGCCGGGCGCTGGAATGTGCGGGTCGGACGGGCGCTCGGCGAGTGA
- a CDS encoding CbtB-domain containing protein: protein MAQSAVAQPTVTTPDVPAKLPIGAIAPWAVFLGILMLVLLYFVGAEQGATSVVSGEGVHEWVHDARHLLGFPCH from the coding sequence ATGGCGCAGTCCGCCGTCGCTCAGCCGACCGTAACCACCCCCGACGTACCCGCAAAGCTGCCGATCGGCGCCATCGCCCCCTGGGCGGTCTTCCTCGGCATCCTGATGCTGGTGCTGCTGTACTTCGTCGGCGCCGAACAGGGCGCCACCTCCGTGGTCTCCGGCGAAGGCGTGCACGAGTGGGTGCACGACGCCCGCCACCTGCTCGGCTTCCCCTGCCACTGA